The nucleotide sequence TCCCCCCCGACAGGGACAGCCTCGTCACCCGCCCGCCTTCTCCGAAGTCGCGGTGGGCCAGGTAGAACAGGGACGAATCCTGCAGCGCATCCGCATCGGACACGGGCACAAGGAGGGTCTCCGGCAGAGGCGACATCCCGGAGAACGGCCTCAGGTAGTAGACCAGGGGTTCCATCCGCGAGGCGGCTATGAGCACGGAATCCACGGGGAGCCCGAGAGTGTCGAGCGGCATGCAGGTCGTGAGGCTCGTGGTGGGGATGGGCAGTTCGAGTTCCGCGTGCACGGTGTTGTCGGACATCCACACCTCCCTGACCACCGGCTCCTGTCCATCCGCTACGTAGATGTACGGCGCGAAGCAGGCCCGGCAGAGCATTGCCGGCATGGGGCCCGCCTCGAACTCGTCGATGACCGTCCTGCTGTAGAGGCTGAACTGGAGGATCTTGCCATAGCCGCCGATCACGTACACCGAGCTCGCCCCCGGAGCTATGCTCCCGTAGCCGCTCGAGAAGGGGAGCCCGACCGTGTACATGTTCTCTATCGTCAATTCCTCGGCGTCGCCCCAGTAGAGCCTGCCCCTGTTGCTCGACACGATGAAGTTGTCGCCGCCCACCGAGCAGATCGCCCTGCCTCCCTCGAAGCCCTTGATGACGCCTTCCACGGTCATGCCCGATCGGTCGACCACCGCGACGCCCACCTGGCCCTCGGAAGAATACTCGGTGACATCGTGGCAGCCTGCGGATGCGAGCACGAGTGCCAGCGGCATGAGGGCCGGGCCGAAGGTGCTGCTGCGGAACCAGCCGGTCTCGTTCACCATGAGAATTCCACCTTTGCGAAAGCATGCCTGGCCGGGGCCCAGGCCCCCGGGTTCTCCATGGTCCCGCCGGGTTCACCCGTCTCCAGGTAGTGGCCGGTGTCGAAGATGGTGATCAGGTTCCTGCGGTCGAACACGTTGTAGACCGTGACGGACACCTCGGCCTCGGTGCCACCCATCCCGAACGCCTTCGACAGGCTGAGATCGGTCTGCATGTTCCAGGGGTAGCGTTCGGTGTTCGCCTGGGTCTGCACCGGACCCGAGGACGGAGGAGAGAACGGGAAGCCGCTGCCGTAAGCCCAGTCGGCCATCATGCTCATCCCTCCGAACACGTCGAAGCCGCCGATCGAGGGCCAGGTGCCTTCCGGCACCGTGAAGCCGACGCTGGCGTCGGCCGAGTGCCTCTGATCCCAGTCGAGGTAGCTGTCGCTCGTGTACGGGATCGTGATCCCCTCGCTCCCGTACTCCCAGGCTTCGGACGATTCGGAATACCTGCCTCTGGCGACGGAGTAGGAGTAACCCGCGGAGCAGAACCACCAGCCGCCGGGCAGGTCCAGGAACTTGGCCTCGCCGCCCCAGACCGTGCCGTGGCTGTCGTCGTTCTCGTAGATGAAGTAGTAGTCGTAGGTTTCGCTGTCGTACCCGGTCGTCCGCACGAGCCCGGTGATGTCCTTGTAGAAGGCCGAGAAGGAGATCGAGGCTTCCTCGTCCATCCTGTGCCTGAAACCGGCCTCGTAGGCCGATGTCTTCTCTGCGTCGAGGTCCGGGTTGCCGACGATGGAGTAGATGCTCGACAGGTTGTAGTCGGTGCCGTAGAAGAGCTCGTTCATGTTGGGCATCTGGAAGTAGGTGCCGTACGTCCCGAAGAAGACGTCGCGGTCGGTGACGGGGTGGGATATCCCGATCCTCGGGCTGAGCAGGTGCTTGTCCTCGACGTCCACAAGGCTGCTGGATGCGAGGTCGAACCTGTCGCAGTTGGGCATGAACAGGTCATATCTCAACCCGACGTTCATGACCATCCCGCCCCCGAAGCGGAGGGCCACCTGGCCGTAGGCCGCCCCCGACGAGGGATACGCCCTCCAGAGGCTCACGTTGGCAGCCCCTCCATCCGTCAGGTACACGCTGTAGTCATAGATGTCGTAGTAGGAGCCCTCGATGCCGGCCTTGAACTCGACGAGATCGGAGAGCCTGTCGGTGTAGTCGATCCGGCCGTTGGTGACTGTGCTGCGCGAATCGAGCCATACCTCTGGATGGAGCCCCCTGTGGTAGAAGCCCAGCGTGTCTGCGAGCCTGGGATCCGGGAAGAACACGGTGAGCCAGTCGGACGGCGAATACGATTCCCCGAACCAGCCCCCGTCAGGGCTCTCGATCCTGCGCCAGTGGCAGAACCGGTTCTGGTTCAGCCTCATCTCGAGGAACGAGTCCTCTGTGAACATCTGCGTCAGTGACGCCGTCGCCCCTCCGATCTCCTGGAAGCGGACCGGGATGGAGTAGTCGGGATCGACTCCGAGATAGGGCTCCCCCTCGATGTACACCGGCTCGTCCATCCGGGACCATGCCCATTCGTCCCAGCCCGACTGCCTGTAGTTGTAGAAGCCCAGGATCGAGAACCTGGTGGAGGCCGAGGGCTTCCCGGACAGCTTGAGCGACCCGCTGGCGAGATTCTGCCAGTTGTTCTCCCAGTATCCCCTGCTGTCCTCGAGGGACCGCCCGCTCTCGAGGAGCCTGGCCGAGCCGAAAAGCCTGAGATCCCAGGGTATCTCAATCCCGATCGACGGGAGCAGATAACTGGAAAGTGGCTCGGGACCCCCCAGCGAGACCTCGGCGTCGAAGCAGCCCTTCCTGAAGCTGTCGTTCTCCGATGGACTCGAATAGTTCAGGGCGGGCGACTCGAAGCCGAACTCCCTGAGATCGCCGCCGCGGACCTCGACGTCCCCCTCCCAGGTGTCCCCGCCCTCCCGCGAGACCATGTTCACCACGCCCGACATGGCATTGCCGTATTCTGCGGTGGCCCCTCCCGTCACTATCGATGCTTCGGCGACCGCCGACACGGGGAGGAGAGAGCTGAAGGAATTGTCGACGGGGGAAACGACCGGGATCCCGTCGAGCAGGAAGGCCACCTCGCCCGCCCTGCCGCCGCGCACGTGGAGGACGCCGCCGCTGGAGACCACGCCGGGCTGCCTGTCGATGATCCCCAGCAGGTCCGGGACGGGCATCAGATCCATCTCGGCCCTGTCGATGACGTAGATCGTCGAGGGCACGGTCTCGAGTATCAGGCTCCTCTGGTCCCTCACCTCGATCACGGTGGATCCGGCCGCCTCGACGTCCAGGACGAAGTCGGCCCCGGTGGACTGGTCGGTGATTATCCTGACGCCCTCCTTCGAGACGGCCGTCATGCCGACCATGCGGGCGGTGACGGTGTAGTACCCGGGATCGAGCGCATAGATGTGGAACGTCCCTTCGCCGTCGGTCATCGTGCCGAGGCCGGTGCCCTCCACGATCACGCTGGCGCCGGCCAGGGGGTTGCCGTCCGAGTCCTCGACGGTTCCGGACAGGCTCCCGGTGGTGCCGGCGCGGGTCGTCCCGGCGATTGACAGGAGAAGGATCAGGAGCAGGAGCATCGGATGCCGATGGCCGGTCGAACCCATTACTCGTATCCTCCTGTCGCGGTGGACCCGCCGCACCCGGCGGATGCCGGCCTTCAGTCCGGCGGTGAGTAGTGCTCGTCGCGGTTCCATGCCTGGAGCCTCTGCAACTTCTGGAAGACGGCGGGGTGCCTGAAGCGTCCGAAGACCTCGCTGGCTTCGAGTACGACGGTGAAGGCGTGCTCGTCCTCCTCCTTCACGATCTCGGAGAGCTCCCGTATCTCCATTTTCGTGACTACGCACAGGAGCACGGTCAGGTTGCCCCGGTTGAACCCTCCGTCGGCCCGCCAGACCGTGAGCCCCCTCCCCATCTCCGAGACGATCCTCTCGCGGATGCGCCCGGGGTGGCGGGTCATCACGAGGAAGGCCTTTCGGGGGCGGGGGGTCTGCACGAGGTCGACGGTGCGCCCCGACGCGAAGATCGCGATCAGGGTGTACATGGCCGTTTCCGGTGACACGAGGACTCCGGCGGCGAGCACCAGGATCCCGTTCAGGACCATCAGCACCTCGCCCACACCGGTCGAGAACTTCCTGTTGACCACGACGGCGAGGATGTCGAACCCGCCCAGCGACCCCCCGGCCCTTATGGCGGAAGCCGTGCCCAGCCCGGCGAGCACGCCGCCGAAGATCGCGGCGAGCATCGGATCGAGGGTCAGGGGTTCGAGCGGCATGAAGTCGGCGACGAGCCAGAAGAGGACCACGCCGAGGGCGGAGAGAGCGGCGAACCGCCTGCCTACGTACCGGATCCCGAGGAGGAAGATGGGGATGTTGAACAGGAGCACCCCGAGGCCGACGGGGAAGCCCGAGAGGTGGTTGATCAGGAGGGACGTCCCCGTGACGCCGCCGGACATCAGCGAGTTGGGCTTGTAGAAGCCGCGCACGGCCAGGGCGAACAGCCCCGTGCCGATGCAGGTGAGGACGAGCTTCCACAGCAGAGCGACGGCCCTGCGCACCCAGAGCGCCAAACCCCCGGCCCTCCCGCGCCTTTCGCCCATCACCGCCCCCATGGCATGGATATCGGAACCCCTGCCGAACCGGCGGCAACTGCTCCACGGCCCGGGCAGGGGCATCACACATGAACCGTGAGTGAACATATTCATAATACGGGTCGAAAGCCCGTGGCCGATATGCGAAGGGGGGCCCGCGATGCTCGATGTGATAATGCGGCGCAGAAGCATCAGGAAGTACCGCAGGGACCCGGTACCGAGGGAGATGGTCCTCGACATGCTCAAGGGCGCGATGTACGCCCCTTCGGCCAGCAACAGGCAGCCGTGGTCGTTCGTGGTGATCGAGGACAGGAGGCTTCTCGAGGCCGTCCCGGGATTCCACCCGCACGCCGCCATGGTGCCCGAGGCGGCGGGCTGCATGGGCGTCTGCGCCGACACCTCGCTGTCACACGGTTCCATGTGGATACAGGACTGTGCGGCGGCGACGCAGAACATCCTGCTGGTGGCCGAGTCGCTCGGGCTCGGTGCGGTCTGGCTGGCGCTCCACCCCTGGGAGGACCGGGTCGAGGGATTCAGGAACCTCGTCGGGCTGCCGTCCGGGATCGAGCCCTTCTCGCTGGTGGCATTCGGCTGGCCGGGCGAAAAGCCCGCGATGCCCGAGCGATGGGATGAATCCAGAATACACTGGAATGCCTGGTAGATGAGGCTTCCCGGAGGAGCCGCGGCTGCGGCCGCGACCGCGGCCCTGCTGGCAGCGGCCTTCCTCCTCAGGGCCGGCATCCCGGTCGAGGCTCCGTTCTCGGGCGACAACGGGATAAGGCTCTGGCAGACAGAGGCATGCCTGCAGGGGCGGGCTACGCTCCCGAGAGCCATGCCAGCCGGAGCCGGGCCGGAGTCGTATCCTCCTCCTCTCTCTCTCGTCAGGCAGGACGGAGTCGTTTCGTCATACCCGGCGAGCTTCCCGGCGGCCGCTTCGTCATTCGGAGCGGGCTCCCTCGCTCTCGCGAGGGTGTTCGTACTCCTCTGCACGGCCCTGGCAGCCTGGCCGATGGCCGTGCTGGCCGGCGGAGGCATGGCCGGGGGGATGGCCGCCTTCGCAATCTCCGGCGTGGCTCCCTATGCATTCGTGTTCTGGGAGCACGGCCCGGCCATGCTCCCGGCCCTTGTCTGGGCTTCCATGTTCATCGCGGCCCTCCACCGGGACGACCCCCTCCCGTTCTGGATACTGCCGCTCGCCCTTGCGGTGGCCTGGCGTCCCGAACTGCTTCCGGCCGCGGCGGGGGCTTCCCTGCCGCTCATGACGGGGCGCGGTCCGGGGCCGGGAGCCAGAGCGGCCTGGATCGGCTGGATCGCCCTCGCCTGCATTTCCGCGGTGCCCATGCTGGTTCCCGACCTCCTGCCGGCCAGGGTGGCGGGCAACCTGCCGGCATTCCGGGGGGCCGGGGCATTCCTGGCTGCAAGGCTCTCGATCCTGTCTTCGTGGACGGTTCCGGCATCCAACATCCCGGCCGTAGCAGCAGCCGTCGGATGGCTCCTCGTGATGGCCCTGCCGGCGCGTTTCGCGAGGAAGTCTATCGTTTCGATCGCCGCCGCCGCATCGGCCCTCGTTCTGCTGTACTATTTCGCGCGGAAGTCGCTCGGCACGGCGTCGGTCTTCATGCTCGCTCCCGGGCTCGTGCTCGCGCCCTTCCTCCGCCGGTACGAAACCGGGAGCTCCCCCCGGCTGCTCGAAAAGGCGGCCCTGGGGTCGGCCGCCGCACTGCTCCTGCTGTCGCCGACCGACGGCATGTTCCAGTTCGGCCCGAGGTTCCTCCTGCTGCCGATCGCCCTGATCGCGGCATCCATGGTGCGAACGTGCCTCTGCGCCGGGCGGGCCGGCGCGCTGATGCTCGGGGCGACTGTCGCGCTCTCGTTGTTCGGTTCCGTCCGGGGGGTGATGTTCCAGGACTTCTTCAGGCTGAGGCACGCGGAACTGGCGGCTTCGATCCTGCAGGCCCCGGAGGGGTACGTCGTGGCGACCGACGAGGAGTGGCTCCCCCTGGTGGCCTGGAGCGCGGCGGTGCGGAGGCCCGTGCTCTATTCCCCGCAGCCGCCCGTCCGGGGTGCCCTGGACGGCAGGCCGGCCTTCTGGCTGTCGGGGCGCAGCCGCGCCGGAAGCAGCTACTCCGGCGCAGGCTACAGGGGGCTCACCTGGAGCGGCCCGGGCGCGGCATGCCTCGAACCCCCGCCAGGCGACCTGCTGCCCGATCCCTGGAGGGGGATCCCGTAGCAGGCTGCCCTACCAGGTGATCGTACCCATCCTGTCTATGTCCATCCTGAGCGCGGCGGGTTCGGCCGGGAGACCAGGCATCCTGAGGATCTCGCCCGTGATGGGGATCACGAAACCGGCGCCGGCAGCAATCTGTATCTCCCTGACCGTCACCACGAAGTCCTTGGGCCGCCCGAGGAGCTCGGGGTTGTCGGAGAGGGAGTTCTGCGTCTTGGCGATGCAGACCGGCAGGGAGCAGTAGTCGAACTTCCGTATGGTCGCCAGGTCCTTCCGGGCCTGGGGCGAGTAGTCCACGAACTCGGCCCCGTAGATCTCCTTCGCGACGGTCTGGATCTTCTTCTCGACGGGCCATGACCAGTCGTAGAGGGGCTTGAAGTGCGCAACGGAGGCGGTCGCGGATGCGACCACCTTCTCGGCGAGGTCGGTCATGCCCGCCCCGCCGCGCAGGAATCCCTCTCCGACTGAGGCCGGGACGCCGAGATGCCCGCACCTGCGGGTGACCACCTCGAGCTCCTCGGGCGTGTCGGAGGGGAACCTGTTCACGCAGACGACCGCCGGCAGGCCGAACTTCCCGATGTTCTCGAGGTGCTTCTCGAGATTGGGCAGCCCCCGCGCCACGGCATCCGGGTCGGATGGGTCGAGATCCTTCTTCTTCTTGCCCCCGTGCATCTTGAGGGCGCGGCAGGTCGCCACCAGGACCACGATGGAAGGATCGAGCCCGCCGTGTCTGCACTTGATGTCGAAGAACTTCTCGGCCCCCAGGTCGAAGCCGAAACCCGCCTCGGTGATGGCCCAGTCCGAGAGGCCGACAGCCATCTTGGTGGCGATGATCGAATTGCATCCGTGGGCGATGTTTGCGAAGGGTCCGGCATGGACGAAGGCCGGCACGCCCTCGAGGGTCTGGACGAGGTTGGGCCTGATGGCGTGCTTCAGCAGGACG is from Candidatus Fermentibacter sp. and encodes:
- a CDS encoding YitT family protein → MALWVRRAVALLWKLVLTCIGTGLFALAVRGFYKPNSLMSGGVTGTSLLINHLSGFPVGLGVLLFNIPIFLLGIRYVGRRFAALSALGVVLFWLVADFMPLEPLTLDPMLAAIFGGVLAGLGTASAIRAGGSLGGFDILAVVVNRKFSTGVGEVLMVLNGILVLAAGVLVSPETAMYTLIAIFASGRTVDLVQTPRPRKAFLVMTRHPGRIRERIVSEMGRGLTVWRADGGFNRGNLTVLLCVVTKMEIRELSEIVKEEDEHAFTVVLEASEVFGRFRHPAVFQKLQRLQAWNRDEHYSPPD
- a CDS encoding formate--tetrahydrofolate ligase; its protein translation is MTRDFPSDPEIAAAAVPLSIREVARRLGLADEDLVLYGDDKAKVRLDAVRKRSKGQGRLILVSAMTPTPAGEGKTTTSIGLAQGLARLGLKSCIALREPSLGPIFGMKGGATGGGYSQLLPAEDINLHFTGDLHAITSAHNLLAAAIDNHIYWGNRSGLDPRTVRFHRVLDMNDRALRNIIIGLGGRTQGVPRESGFDITAASEVMAILALTEGREDLKERLSRIFVGLTYDGDQVTAGSMGVSGAMGVLLKHAIRPNLVQTLEGVPAFVHAGPFANIAHGCNSIIATKMAVGLSDWAITEAGFGFDLGAEKFFDIKCRHGGLDPSIVVLVATCRALKMHGGKKKKDLDPSDPDAVARGLPNLEKHLENIGKFGLPAVVCVNRFPSDTPEELEVVTRRCGHLGVPASVGEGFLRGGAGMTDLAEKVVASATASVAHFKPLYDWSWPVEKKIQTVAKEIYGAEFVDYSPQARKDLATIRKFDYCSLPVCIAKTQNSLSDNPELLGRPKDFVVTVREIQIAAGAGFVIPITGEILRMPGLPAEPAALRMDIDRMGTITW
- a CDS encoding nitroreductase family protein gives rise to the protein MLDVIMRRRSIRKYRRDPVPREMVLDMLKGAMYAPSASNRQPWSFVVIEDRRLLEAVPGFHPHAAMVPEAAGCMGVCADTSLSHGSMWIQDCAAATQNILLVAESLGLGAVWLALHPWEDRVEGFRNLVGLPSGIEPFSLVAFGWPGEKPAMPERWDESRIHWNAW
- a CDS encoding TonB-dependent receptor; amino-acid sequence: MGSTGHRHPMLLLLILLLSIAGTTRAGTTGSLSGTVEDSDGNPLAGASVIVEGTGLGTMTDGEGTFHIYALDPGYYTVTARMVGMTAVSKEGVRIITDQSTGADFVLDVEAAGSTVIEVRDQRSLILETVPSTIYVIDRAEMDLMPVPDLLGIIDRQPGVVSSGGVLHVRGGRAGEVAFLLDGIPVVSPVDNSFSSLLPVSAVAEASIVTGGATAEYGNAMSGVVNMVSREGGDTWEGDVEVRGGDLREFGFESPALNYSSPSENDSFRKGCFDAEVSLGGPEPLSSYLLPSIGIEIPWDLRLFGSARLLESGRSLEDSRGYWENNWQNLASGSLKLSGKPSASTRFSILGFYNYRQSGWDEWAWSRMDEPVYIEGEPYLGVDPDYSIPVRFQEIGGATASLTQMFTEDSFLEMRLNQNRFCHWRRIESPDGGWFGESYSPSDWLTVFFPDPRLADTLGFYHRGLHPEVWLDSRSTVTNGRIDYTDRLSDLVEFKAGIEGSYYDIYDYSVYLTDGGAANVSLWRAYPSSGAAYGQVALRFGGGMVMNVGLRYDLFMPNCDRFDLASSSLVDVEDKHLLSPRIGISHPVTDRDVFFGTYGTYFQMPNMNELFYGTDYNLSSIYSIVGNPDLDAEKTSAYEAGFRHRMDEEASISFSAFYKDITGLVRTTGYDSETYDYYFIYENDDSHGTVWGGEAKFLDLPGGWWFCSAGYSYSVARGRYSESSEAWEYGSEGITIPYTSDSYLDWDQRHSADASVGFTVPEGTWPSIGGFDVFGGMSMMADWAYGSGFPFSPPSSGPVQTQANTERYPWNMQTDLSLSKAFGMGGTEAEVSVTVYNVFDRRNLITIFDTGHYLETGEPGGTMENPGAWAPARHAFAKVEFSW